In Hylaeus volcanicus isolate JK05 unplaced genomic scaffold, UHH_iyHylVolc1.0_haploid 12237, whole genome shotgun sequence, the genomic stretch CAACTTGTGTGGTGTGAATACTGTTTCGTTTACGATGGTTAATCGTTTTGAAACAATCATAACAATTCTCTTAAGGAGTTAGTTTAGTACACATACAAACGAATACCAAGTATTACATAGTACCACATAAGAAAGAATGACtctaaaaatagattttcctTAGATCTAGGAAAGAATAAGTGATACACGGGTGAACTTTTATGAACTATGCGaggacatttttaaaattgttttcgtaaCGAATGATTTAAATGGTTCAACAACTGTTCCTTTTTTTACAACACtttggaaactttttttaaaattacgcTATATCCAACATGGATGCAAAAGCGTTTCAACAGCAATATAACTTAGCTGTTCGTAAGCTTGATGCGTTTTTGTTTAAGGTATCTGATGGAGTATCGCTACAAGAGAGTGACACTTTTGAGGTCGTGCTCAGTACTTTACATTGTGCTTTATATGTTCGAGAACAGGCTAGAAAAGAGAACAAGGTTGTCGATTTTAATGTAGGcggatattttaaaaaagtattacgaCGAATTATTCTacttaggaaaaaaaaaaaatttctacagagtGGTTTCAACAAGTCAACGAAGGATTAGTGGAACGTTTTATGTCGTTAACAGTGCGTGTTTCTGTATTCAACTTTACAAGAAAACTGTACAtttgaaaagattttttttctataatttctaGTGGTCAGGAAATCCATTTTGTCAGCGCCTAGCTTTGACTATTTTCTTTGATCTTTTACATGTTGACTTACTTGGCTGGATTGAAGGTTGTACGCGTTTTATGCCTGATTTGCTTCaggtaaaattgaaagaattaaaaaaaaaaattcatattgaTTCATCTTTTGCAAGAGCTCCAATCCCCTCAGTGTGTATTACGCCCTCAACTATGGACTCGTTCGTTACCTTTCTGTTCTCGAGTCTTAcctaaagaaaaatagtaatacaattttacctATGAACTCACTTgaggtaaaaatgaaaatgaaattgtttttttacgCGGTATTCAACAGATTCCCGTTACATGTTGCGCTTAGATTTTCACAAACATTCTTTTAGTCTTTGTaagagaaattcaaaaattgttgattGGAGCTCACATAAGTAGTGACGTTGAACCCGTGATGGAGACAAAAATTAGCAATTTATCAAATGATTCATACACTTTATCCatcaattctttaatttcttctaatgttggtttaaaaattgtaaaacaaatttcaatttttctccaGCGAACGATTTGTCTACAACGTTTTCAAATTGATAATTTTCCCAAAAATTACAACCAAGTCGCAATATCttgtttaaatacaataatccATTTACTCATTTATCCGCTAGGCGctcaaagtaaatttaaagcgttGATTTCTTCTTTGCTTGTTTACCTTCACTTGCTTTTATCAGGAACAAgtcattatataattatcattGAGTCCTTGTGTGAtattattttgatgaaaacGCTTCAAATTCGATTGTTAATGTCTTGTTTAAAAACGTTTGGCTTTCTATGCTTATGTGTTTCACTTCCGTATAATGATGGTGAATGTTATCTGTTGAATCCATTagttttaaagaaacattcgCAGACTGCTCCAATGGTCGTCGAGATGTTAAAGGATTGGAttgttttttttgaaaaaaaaaaaaaatataaaagacgATCCATTCTCGAGTTTTGTTCTAATGCCAATAGACGGAATCCGTTGCGTGTCATTATGGGTTtacaaattatgaaactattaGCCTCGACTCCTACTAAGAATGATCTTTTGTCggatctatttttatttcaatgcaTGTCCCTTTTAAGCGACATGGTTTCTTCaactttcttttcaatttcatctcTTCGCCATCAAGCTGAGAGCCTTTACATATCTGGTTTATTCAAGACGTCCATTCTGGATGTGAAGCTTCCCGTTAACACGGTGGCTTTATCCACTTCCGAATGCCACGATCAATCAATATGCTTTGACGACGGAGAGGGCTTCACCGAGCAATTCGGACTaccttgtaaaaaaaaaaagtaaagctaaattaatgttttcttattttaaaaaatgttttctttaattagtATTGACGTTGTCGCTTGGTTAACAAGTGTTAAAAGTCATGAAGATGTTgtggaattaattatgaaaaattttttaaaaaaacttgaTAATTCCTCAATAAGATATGTCGATGAAATCACTCCTTTAGACAGTCACCCTGCATATGTTACCACTGTAAATGATACAAATGTTGTGGTTGCGGCACCCGTGGAAATTTCATTGACGGAAGGATTTCAAAATCCTGGTGGTGCACTTGAAGTATCCCTACATCAACTCAAATCCACCGTAAGTAAAGAACTCGAGGCACTGTATAAGGAGGAGAAATGTCAATCTCTCCCTGAAAACAAAATCAATATAGAACAGCCAGATTTAAACATGGtagattttaaaatttcacttgaTGACATTCTAACATCACCAAAGACTGAAAAGATGATAGTATGTACACCTCTAtcattcattaaaaaacatcAAGAAGCGTTAGCAgcagtttattttcaaaacatt encodes the following:
- the LOC128884467 gene encoding uncharacterized protein LOC128884467 — its product is MDAKAFQQQYNLAVRKLDAFLFKVSDGVSLQESDTFEVVLSTLHCALYVREQARKENKVVDFNEKKKISTEWFQQVNEGLVERFMSLTWSGNPFCQRLALTIFFDLLHVDLLGWIEGCTRFMPDLLQSSNPLSVYYALNYGLVRYLSVLESYLKKNSNTILPMNSLEIFTNILLVFVREIQKLLIGAHISSDVEPVMETKISNLSNDSYTLSINSLISSNVGLKIVKQISIFLQRTICLQRFQIDNFPKNYNQVAISCLNTIIHLLIYPLGAQRTSHYIIIIESLCDIILMKTLQIRLLMSCLKTFGFLCLCVSLPYNDGECYLLNPLVLKKHSQTAPMVVEMLKDWIVFFEKKKKYKRRSILEFCSNANRRNPLRVIMGLQIMKLLASTPTKNDLLSDLFLFQCMSLLSDMVSSTFFSISSLRHQAESLYISGLFKTSILDVKLPVNTVALSTSECHDQSICFDDGEGFTEQFGLPCKKKNIDVVAWLTSVKSHEDVVELIMKNFLKKLDNSSIRYVDEITPLDSHPAYVTTVNDTNVVVAAPVEISLTEGFQNPGGALEVSLHQLKSTVSKELEALYKEEKCQSLPENKINIEQPDLNMVDFKISLDDILTSPKTEKMIVCTPLSFIKKHQEAPNPAVPSCYC